CCAAGAGCGCCGAAGAGCCCCGGGAGGATGAGCATGATGATAGTTAATATGACCAGGCGCATTGGCATTACTGTCAGCACTGCATCATAAAAGATTTTCCTACGGAAATCTGAACCATGTGAATTAACCGCAAAGGCATGCTCTGTGATGCAGCTCCCACTCCAGGTACGCTGGTTGAGCAGTGTTTTCTCATCGCGGCCGTCCAAGAACCGCATCGAATGCGATGGATGTGGTGGATGTAACAAAAATGTCACCAGGTGTAGCTGATTTTTCATCCACACAGGTGACCTTCTTAATGAGTGTTCTTCTGTGAGTCCATATGACCAGCGAGGGCGGCTGGCTGTTTGGGGCAGCACAATCTTCCTGTGGTCGCATCGATCAGGCTCAGGTCGGTGTGGCTGACACAGCCCTGTTTCTTAGCACTCCTATCCCATCTATCTCGACCTCGACTATGTCGCCTTTCTCCAGCCTCCCAACACCTGGAGGCGTGCCTGTGGCTATGATATCTCCGGGCTCCAGGGTCATTATCGAACTCACGAACTCCACAAGCTCTCCGATCCCGAATATGAGATCTGATGTGTTCGATCTCTGCCGGGTCTCA
This genomic stretch from Methanothrix sp. harbors:
- a CDS encoding fumarylacetoacetate hydrolase family protein, which translates into the protein AEDADDYILGYTCFNDVTARDLQQKDGQWTRSKSFDTFAPVGPWVAQMSVEDAEELDICTRVNGETRQRSNTSDLIFGIGELVEFVSSIMTLEPGDIIATGTPPGVGRLEKGDIVEVEIDGIGVLRNRAVSATPT